Proteins encoded in a region of the Phacochoerus africanus isolate WHEZ1 chromosome 8, ROS_Pafr_v1, whole genome shotgun sequence genome:
- the PMFBP1 gene encoding polyamine-modulated factor 1-binding protein 1, which produces MLKLKGELRGAKEMKDEVGERDREVSSLNSKLLSLQADIKNLHDVCKRQGKTLQENQLCVEEAMMNSSHKKKQALAFEESHMKFEPNKQCHLRQLQQLRKKLLALQQELEFRTEELQTSYCSLLQYQSVLEKQTSDLVILHHHCKMKEDEVILYEEEMENHNENAGEKLHLAQEQLALAGDKIVSLERSLNLYRDKYQTSLSNIELLECQVKMLEGELSGIVGQETENKGDHSKVRIYTSPCMIQEHQETLKRLSEVWQKVSEQDDLIQELRNKLACSNALVLEREEALIKLQADFASYTATHRHPPSSSEDCEDIKKILKHLQEQKDSQCLHVEEYQNLVKDLRMELEAVSEQKKNIMKDMMKLELDLHGLREETSAHVERKDKEVIILQRRLQELQVQLTETQKLGLNKDKLLQEKDEMLHELEKEMSQVQNNLVKKEMELEKQQCVTSELELSIQEAKQDKCKAEYGHLRAEIKKLKDCLEDAEQQQRLAGEARATQQAVQYKEEATQAKDNLEESQRKLQSSIFLEKQRTETIQELQREIQKLQKDSLMVEEELTPSRKRIEELTFELSEASRKLECSEKEKRQFQKTVTDQDTKLSELLDRINIVQHQNREQASSRCSLEEQLQEVTRLLEEKREHLKKSKEQETILEKELETFRQEERKKEKTAKENLRKLEEENENLALKLKQCSTQLDAALCRESTTQKINQELNSKITTQKETIESLQIQLDKAAQKEKQCLQTMVSKEVYEELCRKSATCQDDLTHALEKLNHSTSETKSLHRSLTQAQDRKLQLEEEIAAYEERMKKLNVELKKLQCFQQQSEIEVHAFDKKLEEMSNQVMQWQKQHQSDLKMLAAKEEQLRAFQEEMSALKENLLADEKEPCCLPQRSAPKDTCRLHQENDEKMCNMEQWAKEQKIANEKLGNKLREQVKYIAKLTGEKDHLHNVMVHLQKENKKLKNEIEEKKLKAGPSRVYTKALCPNKTDPTPRGKVYGTVGWRGITQDVSQRMDITKFIGMPHCSGTSTSWLLLPTLMLSFLVQWVTKT; this is translated from the exons AAAAAGAAGCAAGCATTAGCATTCGAGGAGTCACACATGAAGTTTGAACCCAATAAACAGTGTCATCTGAGACAACTCCAACAGCTCAGGAAAAAGTTGCTGGCCCTTCAACAAGAACTAGAGTTTCGCACCGAGGAGTTGCAGACTTCTTACTGTTCTCTCCTGCAGTATCAGTCCGTTCTGGAGAAGCAGACTTCTGACCTCGTCATTCTCCACCATCACtgcaaaatgaaagaagatgag GTGATTCTCTAcgaggaggaaatggaaaatcaTAATGAGAACGCAGGGGAGAAGCTCCATTTGGCCCAGGAGCAACTTGCCTTGGCTGGGGATAAGATCGTCTCCCTAGAAAGGAGTTTAAACCTCTACAGAGATAAATACCAGACTTCCCTGAGCAACATCGAGTTACTGGAGTGCCAAGTGAAAATGCTGGAGGGGGAGCTCAGCGGGATCGTCGGTCAG GAGACCGAGAACAAGGGTGATCATTCAAAGGTGCGTATATACACTTCTCCCTGCATGATTCAAGAGCATCAGGAGACCCTGAAACGACTGTCTGAAGTCTGGCAAAAGGTCTCTGAACAGGATGATCTAATACAGGAACTTCGAAACAAGCTAGCCTGCAGTAACGCTTTG GTTCTGGAGCGTGAAGAGGCTTTGATAAAATTACAGGCAGACTTTGCTTCCTATACAGCCACACACCGACATCCCCCTAGCTCCTCAGAAGATTGTGAAGACATCAAAAAG ATATTGAAGCACTTACAGGAGCAGAAAGACAGCCAGTGCCTGCACGTGGAGGAGTACCAGAACCTCGTGAAGGACTTGCGCATGGAGCTAGAAGCTGTGtcagaacagaagaaaaacatcatGAAGG ACATGATGAAGCTGGAGCTGGACCTTCATGGGCTGCGGGAGGAGACATCTGCCCACGTGGAAAGGAAGGATAAGGAGGTCATCATCCTGCAACGGCGGCtgcaggagctgcaggtgcagctcactGAGACCCAGAAGCTTGGTCTGAACAAAGACAAG CTCCTCCAAGAGAAAGATGAAATGCTGCACGAGCTAGAGAAGGAAATGTCGCAAGTTCAGAACAACCTCGTGAAAAAGGAGATGGAGTTGGAGAAGCAGCAGTGTGTGACCAGTGAACTCGAACTCTCCATCCAGGAGGCGAAGCAGGATAAGTGCAAGGCGGAGTACGGGCACCTGCGAGCCGAGATCAAGAAGCTGAAGGACTGCCTGGAGGATGCCGAGCAGCAGCAGAGGCTGGCTGGTGAGGCTCGGGCCA CTCAGCAAGCAGTCCAGTATAAAGAAGAGGCCACACAGGCAAAGGATAACCTGGAGGAGTCCCAGAGGAAACTGCAAAGCTCCATCTTCCTGGAGAAGCAGAGGACAGAGACCATCCAGGAGCTCCAGAGAGAAATTCAGAAGCTGCAGAAGGATTCCTTGATGGTTGAGGAGGAACTCACACCCAGCAG GAAACGGATAGAGGAGCTGACATTCGAACTCTCTGAGGCCTCGAGGAAGCTGGAAtgttcagagaaggaaaagaggcagTTTCAGAAGACAGTGACTGACCAGGATACAAAACTGAGTGAACTGCTAGATCGTATAAATATCGTTCAGCACCAG AACAGGGAGCAAGCCTCCTCCAGATGCAGCCTCGAAGAACAGCTTCAGGAAGTAACCAGGTTGCTGGAGGAGAAACGGGAACAtttgaaaaagagcaaagagCAAGAGACGATATTGGAAAAAGAGCTCGAGACATTccgacaggaagaaagaaagaaagaaaagacg GCAAAGGAGAATCTGAGAAAGttggaggaggaaaatgagaacCTCGCATTAAAGCTAAAGCAGTGTTCTACACAACTGGATGCTGCTCTCTGCAGAGAAAGCACCACTCAAAAAATCAACCAAGAGCTGAATAGTAAG ATAACCACTCAGAAAGAGACCATAGAGAGTTTGCAGATTCAGCTGGACAAGGCtgcacagaaagaaaagcaatgccTCCAGACCATGGTCAGTAAAGAAGTCTATGAGGAGTTATGCCGGAAGTCAGCCACCTGCCAAGACGACCTAACACATGCCCTGGAGAAG CTCAATCATTCCACCTCGGAGACAAAGAGTCTGCACCGAAGCTTGACCCAGGCCCAAGACAGGAAACTTCAGTTGGAAGAAGAAATCGCTGCTTACGAGGAGAGGATGAAAAAGCTTAACGTGGAATTAAAAAAACTCCAGTGCTTCCAGCAGCAGAGTGAGATAGAG GTGCATGCCTTTGACAAGAAGCTGGAGGAGATGAGCAACCAGGTGATGCAGTGGCAGAAGCAGCACCAGAGCGACCTCAAGATGCTGGCTGCTAAAGAGGAGCAGCTCAGAGCGTTCCAGGAGGAAATGTCCGCCCTGAAGGAGAACCTCCTTGCGGACGAGAAGGAG CCCTGTTGCCTGCCCCAGCGGTCTGCACCCAAAGACACGTGCAGGCTGCACCAGGAGAATGATGAGAAGATGTGCAACATGGAGCAGTGGGCAAAAGAGCAGAA GATTGCCAATGAGAAACTAGGAAACAAGCTCCGTGAGCAGGTCAAATATATCGCCAAGCTGACTGGTGAAAAGGA ccatcTCCACAATGTAATGGTCCATCtgcaaaaggaaaacaagaaactaaagaatgaaatagaggaaaagaagctgaaagccGGGCCCTCACGGGTATATACCAAAGCCCTATGCCCCAACAAAACAGACCCCACACCAAGAGGGAAAGTGTATGGCACCGTGGGCTGGAGAGGGATCACCCAGGATGTGAGCCAAAGAATGGACATCACCAAGTTTATCGGGATGCCCCACTGCTCAGGTACGTCCACCTCGTGGCTTTTGCTGCCTACTCTGATGTTGTCTTTCTTAGTCCAATGGGTCACAAAAACCTAG